One segment of Triticum aestivum cultivar Chinese Spring chromosome 2A, IWGSC CS RefSeq v2.1, whole genome shotgun sequence DNA contains the following:
- the LOC123186035 gene encoding late embryogenesis abundant protein 18-like, which produces MQAAKVKAKDMVSSAKEKAKEGSAEVQGKAGKAAATTHGEKEMAKEEERARKGQADAQMHQEKAEHRADAAARRHGTAGTRGHHGPVGTPVAPDPAYPASGWHPAAEKYI; this is translated from the coding sequence ATGCAGGCGGCGAAGGTGAAGGCCAAGGACAtggtgagctcggccaaggagaaGGCGAAGGAGGGATCGGCCGAGGTGCAGGGCAAGGCGGGCAAGGCCGCGGCGACCACGCACGGCGAAAAGGAgatggccaaggaggaggagcgcgcgcgcAAGGGCCAGGCCGACGCGCAGATGCACCAGGAGAAGGCCGAGCACcgcgccgacgcggccgcgagaCGCCACGGCACGGCCGGGACGCGCGGCCACCACGGCCCCGTTGGCACCCCCGTGGCCCCCGACCCCGCGTACCCGGCCAGCGGCTGGCACCCGGCGGCGGAGAAGTACATCTAG
- the LOC123186036 gene encoding late embryogenesis abundant protein 18, with product MQTAKVKVKDAVSSAKEKAKEGTAKAQGKTGKATATTHGEKEMAKEETRANEAQAKAEMHQEKAEHRAEAAAGRHGATHVPLTGPHGHHRPAGAAADPAYTGTGAYPTTD from the coding sequence ATGCAGACGGCCAAGGTGAAGGTGAAGGACGcggtgagctcggccaaggagaaGGCGAAGGAGGGCACGGCCAAGGCGCAGGGCAAGACGGGCAAGGCCACGGCGACCACGCACGGCGAGAAGGAGATGGCCAAGGAGGAGACGCGCGCCAACGAGGCCCAGGCCAAGGCCGAGATGCACCAGGAGAAGGCCGAGCACCGCGCCGAGGCCGCCGCGGGGCGCCACGGTGCCACGCACGTGCCCCTCACCGGGCCGCATGGCCACCACCGCCCTgcgggcgccgccgccgaccctgcGTACACGGGCACCGGCGCGTACCCGACCACGGACTAG
- the LOC123186034 gene encoding uncharacterized protein — translation MGRRTGASLVRALLFASLFAGFAAHLAAGEKDCYDERDRIMSICIKSIKKEGFYMPPSQACRNEVKKVDMPCICRVLTASDERTVSPVKLVHLAHDCKIKLTVGSKCGTYTVAPVPPPAHA, via the exons ATGGGCCGCCGCACCGGAGCCAGCCTCGTCCGTGCCCTGCTGTTCGCGTCGCTCTTCGCCGGGTTCGCGGCGCATCTCGCCGCGGGGGAGAAGGACTGCTACGACGAGAGGGACAGGATCATGAGCATCTGCATCAAGAGCATCAagaaggagggcttctacatgccCCCAAGCCAGGCCTGCCGCAACGAGGTGAAGAAGGTCGACATGCCCTGCATCTGCCGCGTCCTCACCGCCTCCGACGAGCGTACCGTCAGCCCCGTGAAGCTCGTCCACCTCGCCCACGACTGCAAAATCAAACTCACCGTCGGGAGCAAATGCGGAA CTTACACCGTAGCACCAGTGCCACCACCCGCGCACGCGTGA